In Glycine max cultivar Williams 82 chromosome 10, Glycine_max_v4.0, whole genome shotgun sequence, the DNA window CAAGTATGCCATGATATTTCTAtgtaaagaaataataaatagtatttttttacaacATCATTCATCATAAATCacgtataataatttttttattaatttatataacaactattttaaaaactgtaccaaggtttatttttattagttgatagtataaaaaaaattatactaacaatatatgttaattaaattatttgtatttaactttttcattggaaatattagtttttttttatctatcttcagtttcatttaatataaaaaataaaagaatattaaatttcaCGTGTTTAATAGACATGTGTTataagtgtaaaaaaatttatattattctgcatataatttttaaaataattcttaaaaatcaataaatttattatataataatttataattgaaaaataatgtaaaaaaatctttattcaaggtgtacaaagaaagaaaacgtGTTCctctttatatatttgattttatcaatgaaaaaaacttaattaagttttcCATCTCTCtaatttagtgtttttattttcattttttatgtttgtgaggcaaaagtaattttatgaaaagatcaTCATTCTTGGTTTTGCTTTCAGTTTATTTTTATCgtttaaatttacattaaaatacGTGTACAATATTTATAACTTCAATCCGAACATGCACTTACCCCTCAGCCTTTTATTTTGTGGATTTCAAGGGTAAGAGAGCTTACCATTTTCGGCCTTGTTGGTTCAAAAACACATGCCTTTAGACTCTTACAAAACTTCTACCTTTActattattttctcattttaatcCATGAGGTTCTATTTATGAGTTTCTCATTGgattatttaaatgtgttttctcattatttttatatttaaaaatatttcactttTCTTCTACTTACAATGATGATTTCATGGAAATAGAAATTTTGTTAGGTTTTTATTTGAAGTTTTTGGTTTTAGAGTAAACAGTAAATAGTGTAAATAGTGTGTGATTGATGTTGATTCaatgatattttcattaaatatattttttttatttgtaaatgtaatgaaatcttatattattatgttaatcttattatgAGTCAGGCTTGATTTGAAGTTATTAtgtgatataattttttgtaacatgacttaaaatgtcattttcatGTATTTATTGCATTATTAGTGATTACTATTAGGTTGTTTGGGAATTATTAATGCATATATAAAATAGTAACGTGCTCAGGagtaattaaattgaataaaaaattagaatgagACTTCTGCAATTTTATAATATGatgaagaaatatttaaaatagataAGAATCTATGGATCATTCAAGATAACTCCGGCCAAGTGTACATGACAAACTAAAAGCCGTTTGGAAAAGCCAAACTTGACATAGTCGTAATCGCAATGTATTTCGAAGTCCCATCTTTACAGATTAGTGGacaaatgttaaattaaaaaatataaaacaacatagtatatatatatatatatatatatatatatatatatatatatatatatatatatatatatatatataacactggGCGACTTAAATCATTCCCACAATCACCAAACCGTGGAAGATATGATGAGCAAAATGGTCTTCATTACCGGCGTCTTAACCGTCGTCGTCCTCCTCCTGCTGTCTCCCTCCACGGCGGAGATCAAAACCATTACCATAACCTCCGACACCCGACCCCTAATCCTCTTCGAGAAATTCGGGTTCACCTACCCAGGCCGTGTGGCGATCGCGGCGTCGTCGGTGGCCGTGGTGGCGCCGTCATCGCAACCGAACCTCTCGCGGCTAGGGTTCTTCCTAATAAGCGAAAAATCCCTTCCCCAATTTATAATAGAAATGGAACAAAACCCTACCTTCTGCATCCTCAATTCCCCTTACACCTCTCACCTCTTCACCTTCCTCGATCTTCCTCCCCCTCCCGCTACTTTCAACAGGTCTTACTCCGTCACCATCTCCGACGAATACAGCCTCTTCTTCGCAAACTGCGTCCCCGAGAGCTCCGTCTCCATGGAAATTCACACGGAGTTCTTCAACCTCAACCGCGACGCTTCCCGCAACTACCTCTCCTCCGGCCACACCAACCTCCCTTCCCTCTTGTTCCTTTTCTCCTTCGCttacttctccttcttcctcgcCTTCTCTCTCTATCCCCGCCACGTCAGCAAGCGCTCCCTTGAGAGGATTCACCTCTTGATGCCCCAGCTCCTCCTCGCGACGGGTCTCAGCCATCTCTTCGCCGCACTGGACATGCACCACGTAAAGCTCACCGGCACTCACGGTTGGGATGTGTTCTTCTTCAACTTTGACCTCATTCGCGTCGTTTTGCTCTTCAGCGTGGTCATTTTGGTGGGGACTCGTTGGACCTTCCTCCACCCGCTCGTGCGGGAGAGGGGGAAGAAGGTGCTCTTCCTAGTTATCCCGCTTCAGGTTCTGGCGTGTTGTGCTTACAGTGTTGTTCACGATACTGGACCCTATATCATAAATTGGGTTACATGGAACCAAGTTTTCTTGCTCCTCGACCTCATCTCTTGCTTTGCCGTTGTTTTCCTTGTTGTTTGGTCCATGAGATCACTCAGGAAAATTACAGAAGGCGAGCCTGCAGCAGCTATGAAGTTTAGTCTTATCAAGCGGTTCAACCTCGTTGTCATCGGCTACTTGTTTTTCACGCGCTTTGTCATGTTTGCGTTTAAGACAGTTCTTTCGTATGAGTATCAGTGGGTGAGTAATCTCGTCGAGGAGACTGCTACTCTGGTGTTTTGCATTGCCATGTTCTACGTGTTTGGCCTTCTTGAGAAAGATGAATACTCTGTGATCGGTGACGAGGAAGAACAAGTGTCCGAAATCGTTGTTAAGGAATAAAAATACCCAAGTTGAGCTTTGAAACTATTTCGCTGCAGACACAGTTTGTATCCAAGATGAATATGCCTCTTCACGTACTCTCTACTACTACTGTTAGAGATGTTATTAGGTGTAGATACTGGAATTGGTTCGCAATTTTCATAAGTCATAATACATATATGGTGTAAATGGAAAATATCTTTGATcatgttatatattatttaaatattgctTCCCCTGGATTAATATGAACGGATGGGATTAAAAGCTATATTAAAGTCATATTCAAAAGGAAAATAGCCAAAGTATTATTATAgcgtgcttttttttttttttttgaaatactgTAGCGTGCTTGGACTACTTTACTAATAGTATTTTAGATTATTCATTAATATATGcttaacttttataattaatattataataaatagatagttctaaatatataaattatattaaaattaaatttataataaatatatatttttaaacatataaatcatattttaaatttgtgataTTGTAATACAACATTATTTCTATTTATcgacaaattatttaaaattcaattataattaaagacaagaaagataaattaaaagaaataagttGTTAAAGGAAATGTTTTCACACAATAAGAAATTCTATAAACTCTTTCATTCAATAATAGTTCCTACTAATGCTTTATATTcctataagttttttaatttattattcccTTCAATCATTTCAAATACTATTCAAACTACATCACCAAGCACGTGAATAACTAACATTGAAATTGTTTCATCTTAATTAATAGTctcatttcaaattttaagtatgtaattatattaaatatttaaaagttttatcaTTTATAGTCATTTTATTTGACTGGACAAGATTAATGTctccaataaaatataattattatttagaagaaaaaaaactcaaacaactttctttttttctttatccatatacttaattttctttgaaaaaaattatgtcttttgagttatatatatttttatttctaaattaagttttgatatatttttaaataaatttgtttatacttaaaaataatcttgtataaaaatataaacaatttattataaacctaaaatatagtttacacgtttaaaatatttttactatacatttaaattctaaaaataaatatttattataatattaatttaaacttgTATGAAATAGTCCGTCTAATCACAGTAAAACTCTCTTGTCTtttgtatataatttataacttttaatccTACCCATCAATAAAGATCCAAGGGCTCAAAATAAGCTGACCATAATATGCAATTATAAAATCTTTCTataaatgtgataaaaaaaaagccaactattatattttatacacatgtattttttaaaaataaaataaatacaaaattcataCATTATCTTACATATTATGAACTCGTTTGTGAGGAAAACATATTCACTTTTCAATAATAATGTGAGATGGGTGCATTATGAGAAATCTTGTAATTTGCTACTAATTTTAACTAGGAATAAAATTAGTAAGTAATTTGTAGCTAATTGACTATAAATTAGCTATCATGTTTATTTTCCTAGTTAatattgaaaatcaaaattattaataatatatattcaacatcttcaattaaatattattttcctaaTTACACTTCTCGTTACGCATTCTCTAGCTCTCACTTGCAGTCATCAAACGCGATCGGAGAAGAGAGGAACGGGCTCTGAAGGTTTGAGTTTCGAAGGCTccgttttgcatttttcaaagGTTAGGTTTACACTTCTCGCGTTCATCGCTCACTCACTCACGCATGCTCGTCTTCTCTTATTTTCGTTCACATTGTCAATTTCGTCATCCATTCTCCGATCAATGTCGTTCgtgtttcattttctctttctctccattCTCGCGTTCTTCTCGGAATTGGTTTCACTATGATTGAACTGATTGTAGTTTCTGTTTCAATTTAATCACATgcaaaatatttcaataatcTTAATTATGAAACATTTAACcttatttaataattgtataaaactacattcatttatttttaactatatttATGTAAGCAATTAGCCACGGATGTTAGCATGAACGTTGGGTGTAAAATTTCAGCACTGAGACGAATATCAGTACGTACTGGACAAAGACttgatccaaaaaaaaaaacaccataaaTTTGAAAGAGTTATGGAACCAGGTTTTCTTGCTCCTCGACTTCTTCTCTTGCTTTGTGGTTGTTTTGCTTATTGTTTGGTCTGTGAGATCGTTCATGGAAGGGAAGAATGATATGAACTTGGATAAGTTTAGCCTTATCATGCGGTCAGCATAGTTGTCATTGGGTACTTGCTTCTCACGCGCtttgtgttatttttgttaGAATACAAATGTGAGGTGAAGTTtcgaataaaagttaaaaagttgAATACTAAATAAGTGAGGAAAAGATTTATAAACTTGATTTTTAAAGTATGACATCAGTTTTCTTATGTGGTTGCTTATGACTAGTGTAAATCTTTTTGGTATTTACTCTTCTCGACGAGAGAGGAGGCACACTCACACTTGAAGGAGAAATTGCGGGAGTAGGAGTGTGAGGTGAAATTTTAAATCGAGTGAAAGTAAAAAAGTTCAAATTTCCATATGTGGTGACTTATGACTCATACGGGTAAATCTATCCGATGTTTACTCCCCTCAAATTTCTGAACAATTTTCTCTGAAAACCGTTCTTGTCTATGAGTATTGGTGGGTGGGAAATCTCGTCAAGGAGACTGCTACTCTTGCGTTTTGCATTGTCGTGTTCTACGTGTTTAGGCTTTTCGAGAAAGATGAATACTCTGTCATCGGTGAGAAGGAAGAACAAGTGCCCGAGATCACTGTTAAGGAATAACAATGAACTTGAGGTTTGAAACGATTTCGTTGTGGCAGTTCTGTTCACCGCGCCAATATCAAGTTCTTAAATCACTCCAGTACTGCGCTAAATATTGTTTAAGGTTTAAGTCTTCTGTTCCTgcttatttaaatcttttacatgtagccttttttgttttgcaacGCTCATAATATAATATACGAGAAATTAAGATCATCATGTTTTCCCTAATCCGATCCCTCTAATTAGTTTTTGCATGAtagtattaaattttgaatggtATATGGTATATATTCTGTGATCAATATGACTTTCAATTTGAAAgacattcaattatttcttcaaTTATAGTACGTAGTTCGCTTGAAATTTTTTCTCACAGATGCTAACCCAAAGAAGAAAATCTGGAGTTAGAAGATGGTATGATTGGATTTTTACTCTCAAGAATCATTGTAATCGTGGAAGGAAATGAATATGGCAAATATAATGttgataaatttaaagttaaattactcatttgatccATATTGTTTTacgatttatatttttttagtgtgtataatttgaaaatggatttttagtctttattttttatattttaattatgttttagttcctatagtttgaaaaagatctttttagtccttataatttgtattttaattatattgcaTGTAGTCCTTacggttaaaatatataaaaaaaataattagttacaaattagttataaattatcaagtatttttttaatcataaattattttgtaataaattaattacgaattacttgttaatatttttgtagttaatattttgatggtaaagactaaaaagaaattaaaatataaattatatggaataaaaaaatcatttttaaactatatagattaaaaagaaattaaaatacaaattataagaactaaaaaaattacattcaaactataaaaactaaaaaaaaattaaaatataaattataggaactaaaaaatactttaaaactataaagactaaaagatataaatgatgaaattaggacgaataattaaacctaaatttaACAACGAGTAACataatttattactttatcCAAAAAAGTAACAATGTGTATTATTATTGGTTTGCTTTGGCAAAAATAGTGATTATCGATCAAAGCAGGCAACAGGAAtagtttatttattcatttaaaaaagcaaaaaaaaatataagtttatatATTATACTATGAAAGCTAAGAATGGTATATACAATATAGTTTATTATGATGATTTTATCATTTAGAAAAAAGTTACAAGCAACGACGGTAGAACTACTAGACTACTAGTTATTTACAGAGTTATAACCGCAATGCATTTCGCAaatgttaaaataaacaatgataGAAAACAAGAATTTTGACAGAAACTAAAGATAGGCTGGCATGGCATTGTATAGAAAACATCTTTACGAATTAGGAGTatatagtttttgacttttagtAGTTCAGAACACTTAAAACACTGCTTCACTTAAATAGGTTCCAACAGGCAAAAATTCCCAAACCCTAGGAAAATGAGCAAAACATTCTTCCTCACCAGAGTCTTAGCCCATACTTGCTTTGGTCGATCAAAAGTAATTTTAccaataaataaaacttttacttttgcggttcattttattttcacctATTAAATTTGCATTGGAACGCATGCACTAAAATACATTTCTAACTTCAAATCAAATAGTCTTTGCCCTCCACCCCCACGGCAGAGATCAATACAATTTTCATAAACTTACACACACAACCACTAATCCGCCGTCGGTGTCGGTGTCCGTGGTGGTGCCGTCCCACCAAGCGAACCTCCCACAGCTGGGTTTCTTCCTAATTAATAAGCAAAGAATATTCATTCCCACAACAAAAACCCTACATTGTGCATGTTGGATTCCTCTTCACCTCCCCCAACCTTCAGCCATTCCTACCCCGTCACCATCTCCAATGAATATAGCCTCTTCTTCGCCAACTGTGCCCCTGAAACCTCCATCACCGTGACCGTCCACACAGAGTTCTACAACCTCAACCCCGACGGTTCCCGCAACTATCTCTCCTTCGGCCAGATCAACGACACTTCTGATGGCTGGGAGAtcggcttcttcttctttgagTTCATTCGTGTCTTTTTGCTCTTCACCTTGGTCTTTTGTGGTATTTTCATGCTTCAGTTTATAGCGCGTATCGTTTACGATATTGTTAACGGTATTGCATCCTATTTCGTGCTTTGAACCAGGTTTTCttgttgaaattaaataattagctGGCAGTTATGTATATTAAACTTATGTTTGAAACATTAAGTTTAAGGGAGGCTGTTGAAATTAATTAGCTGGCAGttatgtatttgttttatttgattaGTTTTAGATATTAACTGAGTTTACCAAGTCTTTAGGAGGTTGTTGCAGCATTCTGCACGTTGCACTTATTTTCCCTAGTTTGTAGCTTTGCAGTTTCTTTGCAGTTTAGATGTATCTTGCTTATTTATTGACTGAttgattattgaataaaatgagttaattTTTTCCTCATCTCATAGTAACATGATGTTCTTCTGTAGGATACTCCATGTACCTGCTAACTAAGCTCACAGAATACATTATGTCTGGTCTTGTTGCAGTTAGATACATCAAACTGCCAACAATTTGTTTGAAAAATGTGTTGTCAACCTTTTTCCCTTCATGATCTTTGTGCAACTTGCAACCAAATGCTGCTGGAGTTGTTGCAAAATTGCAATTCTGCATGTGGAATCTGTCCAAGATTTCTCCCACATATTTCTTTTGGGAAATAAAAATACCAGCATTTGATTGTACCACTTCTCTGCCAAGAAAATAATGCATCATTCCAATATCAGACATTTCAAACTCATCCATCATAGACTTCTTAAATTCTTTAAACATGGCATCACAATTTCCAGTAAAAATAAGGTTATCAACATATAAGCAAACGATGAGAATTTTCCCTTCATCGCTAGTTTTAATAAAAAGTGTATGCTCATAAGGGCATTTTGAAAAACCAGATTGAATGAAATAAGATTCAATTCGACTATACCAAGCCCGAGGGGCTTGTTTTAGTCCATAAAGGGCTTTCTTCAATTTGTAAACTTTTTCCTCAGTTCCAATCTTAACATAACCAGGGGGTTGATCAACATATACTTGTTCTTCCAAGTATCCATGCAAGAATGCGGATTTGACATCGAGCTGGAAAATTTGCCAGGATTGTTGTGCTGCCAACGCGACCACCAATCTAATTGTGTCATGTCTTGCAACCGGAGAAAACACTTCTGTGTAATCAGTCCCATATTGTTGCTTGTATCCCTTAGCAACCAAACGagccttgtacttgtcaacttCACCGTTCTCATTCAACTTTGTTTTGAAGACCCATTTCACACCAATTGTTTTTTGTCCTCTTGGAAGATCACACAGCTCCCATGTGTCATTTCTTTCAATAGCATCAATCTCATCGTTCATGGCTTTGcaccatttttcttctttgacaGCACTCTCAAAAGTTGTAGGATCGCAATTTGCAAACAAAGCAAAGTGAGTAATTGGATTTTGAATTCCAGTTACCTCGTAAGTAATCTTTCATCCACACTGGCCTTCTTCTAACACAGGAATGAGATTGAGCTTCTTCTTCATTGATGCTAGTGGTTGTTGGTGAAGTTACAACTGCTATAGGAGTTGAATTTGTGGAGTTTTCGGGCATGTAAGGTGCTAATATTTGCTCGTGTTTAGTATCGTTGTCGTAAATGACTTGACTAGGCTGCTGCCTTTCCCATTCCCAAGTGTTTTCTTCATCAAAAACAACATCCCTATTGGTCACAATCTTCTTTGTTAATGGGTTAAACAATTTATATGCTTTTGAGACCTCACTTACACCAAGGAAGACACATTTTTCAGCCTTGTCATccagtttctttctttttacctcTGGTACCTGAGCATATGCTATGCATCCAAAGATTCTGAAATGATCTACCGCTGGCCTCCTCCCTTTCCAAGCTTCTTCTAGTGTCATATTTTGAACAGAAAAGGTTGGACTTCTATTCAAAACATGAATGCTCCAATTTACTGTTTCCGGCCAAAATGATTTTGGGACATTTCCTCTTGCTAGCAAGCTTCTCACCATGTTGAAAATGGTcctattttttctctctgaGACATCATTTTGTTGTAGTGTATATGCGGTTGTAAGCTCTCTTCGAATGCCATGTTctgcacaaaaaatttcaaattctttagaGCAATATTCACCACCTCAATCTTTGCAAAGAGTCTTTATAGACTTTCCTACTTTCAACACTTGCTTTGAAGCTTTTAAATGTAGAAAACACTTGTGATTTTTCCTGTAAAAAATAACCctaagtttttcttgaaaaatcatCAATGAAGCAAATTAAGTATCTTTTACCTTCATTAGAAGATGGGTTTATTGGACCACAAATATCAGAATGCACCAGTTCCAAGACATCTTTTGCTCTCCATGACTTTCCTTTGGGAAATTGAGATCGATGTTGTTTGCCAACAACACATTCTTCACAAACTTGGGAAGGAATAGTAATTTGAGGAAGGCATGTCACCATGTTTTTCTGTTGCAGGGTCTTTAGTCCACTAAAATTCAAGTGACCATAACGAAAGTGCCACAACCATGATGGATCTTCCATGTCAGTCTTGAAGCAAGTCTGAatactttcaattttcaatGGCAACAATCTGTTTGAACTCATTTGAACAATTGCAATGGCACCTCTAACAGGATCATAAATTTCACATGCTCCCTTCTGAATAGTAATGACATAACCTTTCTCTTGTAATTGACCCGCGCTTAATAAATTGCTTTTTAAATTAGGAGCATACAACATATTTGAGATTGTTTCCACAAAGCCATTCTTGGTTTTTATCTTGACATCACCTTTTCCCATTACTTTTATAGAAgaacaatcaccaaaactcacaGTAGAATGAAAATCTtcatttaaataagaaaaagaagactTACATCCACTCATGTGGTTATTGCAACCTGCATCCACATACCATATATCTGACTCAGTTTTTCCTCCTTCTTGAATAGCCATCAGTAGAGTTTCAGCTTCCTTATTTTCAGTAAAATTTGAACTCTCCCCCTTTTGTCTATCATTAGGCAACCTAGAATAGCATTCAGAAGCATAGTGGCCAAATTTGTGACATCTAAAGCACTCTAGCTTGGATCTGTCAGAGTATTGTCCTCTGCCTTTGCTTGTAGTATTAGCTCTGGGATTCTTGTTATCTTCTCTGTTTCCACgttctcctcttcctctaccCCTACCTCTACCTCTCCCCCTTCCCCTTCCTCTGAAATCGAAGGAATGAGTATTGGTAGCGGTAGAGGCCTTCAGTGCTCGCTCCTCTGTGGTAGAGCTTTTGTGCATTTTCTGCTTATGAACCAACAAGGAGCTTTGCAATTCATCAATAGACGGCACATCTATGTCTTTTGATTCTTCAATTGAGCAAACAACGTAATTGAAATTTGTTGTTAGGGAGCGCAAAATCTTCTCAATAATAGTGACATTTGTCATATTTTCGCCATGGAACCGCATCTTGTTACTAATCTCCATTGTTCTTGCAAAATAGTTGGTCACAAATTCTCCATCCTTCATAGCCAGTGTCTCAAAATCTCTCCTCAAGGCTTGAAGTTGTGCACGCTTCACTCTGACAGAGCCTTCATATTTTCTCTTCATTGATTCCCAAATATCCTTAGAAGTTTCTTTGCAAAGAATAGTTTCAAAGATTGCACGATCAATTGCCTGAAAGAGgtaattttttgcttttaggTCCTTCAGCTTTCGAGCTTCAAACTCTGTTTTCTGGGCATCAGTCAAGACTGCACCTACTGATGATTCTTGAATCCCTGATTCAATAACTGACCAATATTCTTTTGATCGTAAGAAATTTTCCATGAGCATACTCCAATGGTCATAGTGACCATCAAAGCGTGGGATGGCTGCTTGCACAAAACTAGACTCAGTGGCCATGGGAAATGAACCTGGCTCTTGATACCACTGTTACTATGAGATGAGGAGAAaattaactcattttattcaataatcaaTCAGCCAATAAATAGGAAAGATACATCTAAATTGCAAAGAAACTACAAAGCTACAAACTAGGGAAAATAAGTGCAACGTGCAGAGTGCTGCAACAACGTGCAGAGTGCTGCAACAACCTCCTAAAGACTTGGTAAACTAAGTTAATATCTAAAACtaatcaaataaaacaaatacataat includes these proteins:
- the LOC100800587 gene encoding protein CANDIDATE G-PROTEIN COUPLED RECEPTOR 7 codes for the protein MVFITGVLTVVVLLLLSPSTAEIKTITITSDTRPLILFEKFGFTYPGRVAIAASSVAVVAPSSQPNLSRLGFFLISEKSLPQFIIEMEQNPTFCILNSPYTSHLFTFLDLPPPPATFNRSYSVTISDEYSLFFANCVPESSVSMEIHTEFFNLNRDASRNYLSSGHTNLPSLLFLFSFAYFSFFLAFSLYPRHVSKRSLERIHLLMPQLLLATGLSHLFAALDMHHVKLTGTHGWDVFFFNFDLIRVVLLFSVVILVGTRWTFLHPLVRERGKKVLFLVIPLQVLACCAYSVVHDTGPYIINWVTWNQVFLLLDLISCFAVVFLVVWSMRSLRKITEGEPAAAMKFSLIKRFNLVVIGYLFFTRFVMFAFKTVLSYEYQWVSNLVEETATLVFCIAMFYVFGLLEKDEYSVIGDEEEQVSEIVVKE